A single region of the Acinetobacter sp. WCHA45 genome encodes:
- a CDS encoding putative solute-binding protein, whose translation MKKGLLALSAATLFVMTTPVQAKQEICVFDLLGKAGESYKLVEEWKLASKTWQADVELIPYQDEEKAEKDFDAGKCDGVYMTSMRARKYNKFAGSVDAIGAVTSNAIAQKAITYVLDKRNQHRLTATTNGEKYEVVGIIQVGLAYTFVRDKNIDTIEKAKGKKFAYLHYDQAQKTIVESINLVAVPSDISDFVKKFNSGQVDVIAAPAYAYKPLEISKGLANGALFNFPVVNITGDLIIRPGQFPSGFGTQSRQWFVNKLPSNFAMVQRLEAGMNAKRITLSSEDKIRYQKMLRDGRMNLTRQGVYDASMMNVLKRARCTVERTNFECSLSAE comes from the coding sequence ATGAAAAAAGGACTTTTGGCATTGAGTGCTGCGACTCTATTTGTCATGACTACTCCTGTACAGGCAAAACAAGAAATTTGTGTATTTGATCTATTGGGAAAAGCTGGCGAGTCTTACAAACTTGTTGAAGAGTGGAAGCTTGCCTCAAAAACATGGCAAGCTGATGTTGAGCTGATCCCTTATCAGGACGAAGAGAAAGCAGAAAAAGATTTTGATGCGGGCAAATGTGACGGGGTTTATATGACCTCTATGCGTGCTCGTAAATATAATAAATTTGCAGGATCTGTTGATGCTATAGGTGCGGTGACTAGCAATGCGATTGCACAGAAAGCAATTACTTATGTGCTTGATAAGCGTAACCAACACCGTTTAACTGCAACAACCAATGGTGAGAAATACGAAGTTGTTGGTATTATTCAAGTTGGCTTAGCCTATACTTTCGTACGTGATAAAAATATAGATACGATTGAAAAGGCCAAAGGCAAAAAATTTGCGTATTTACATTATGATCAAGCGCAAAAAACGATTGTTGAAAGCATAAATCTTGTTGCTGTACCCTCTGATATTTCAGATTTTGTGAAGAAGTTTAATAGTGGTCAGGTAGATGTAATTGCTGCACCAGCATATGCATATAAACCTTTAGAAATTAGTAAAGGTTTAGCAAATGGCGCATTATTTAATTTTCCAGTTGTGAACATCACGGGGGATTTAATTATTCGCCCTGGGCAATTCCCAAGTGGTTTTGGTACCCAATCTCGACAATGGTTCGTGAACAAATTGCCAAGTAACTTCGCAATGGTACAGCGTTTAGAAGCGGGTATGAATGCGAAAAGAATTACATTGTCTAGTGAAGATAAAATTCGCTATCAAAAAATGTTGCGTGATGGACGAATGAACTTGACCAGACAAGGAGTCTACGATGCCAGCATGATGAACGTCCTCAAACGAGCACGTTGTACGGTTGAACGCACTAACTTTGAATGTTCTTTGAGTGCCGAATAG
- a CDS encoding ATP-binding cassette domain-containing protein: protein MIQFDQVSLRRGGRVLFQKASMQLHPGWKIGLTGVNGAGKSTLFAAFLGDLVADEGNLTRPAVWTVAHMAQEIKALEMPAIDFVLSGDEEYWDIQEKLAHPDQLSNDDLAKLHGRFDEIHGYAAPAKAAQLMAGLGFLDHQIRLNVASFSGGWRMRLNLARTLMSRSDLLLLDEPTNHLDLDAILWLEDWLKAYEGTLVLISHDRDFLDAITDHILHIENQELTLYTGNYSTFETTRSERLAQQQQAFEKQQETRAHLQKFIDRFKAKATKARQAQSRIKQLERMQQLAPAHVDTPFTFSFREPTKMSSPLLSLDAATIGYGDKMIAEKIRLQITPSSRIGLLGMNGAGKSTLIKTLVGDLPLLAGERKASELLNIGYFAQHQMDALDANASPMLQLARIADKKISEAALRAFLGGFGFSGERMDTPCESFSGGERARLALALIVWQRPNVLILDEPTNHLDLDMRHALSMALQDFDGAVVLVSHERQLIASVCDDLLLVHAGKCTEFEGDLQDYAKWLREARQQLINSQNAVQQQTVASQNTAAKVDKEAQRKEAARRREITHPIRKNIEKAETQIEKIQPRLAAIENELADSTLYEAHRKDDLIKLMNEQTELKSKLEQYEEQLLELMMELEELESSFEV from the coding sequence ATGATTCAATTTGACCAAGTTTCATTACGCCGTGGTGGGCGAGTTCTATTTCAAAAAGCATCGATGCAGCTTCACCCTGGCTGGAAAATTGGTCTTACTGGCGTGAATGGCGCAGGCAAATCAACACTATTTGCTGCTTTCTTAGGTGACTTGGTTGCAGATGAAGGGAATCTAACTCGTCCAGCGGTTTGGACTGTGGCACACATGGCTCAGGAAATTAAAGCCTTAGAAATGCCAGCAATTGATTTTGTTTTGTCTGGTGACGAAGAATATTGGGACATTCAAGAAAAATTAGCGCATCCAGATCAACTGAGTAATGATGATTTAGCTAAATTACATGGTCGATTTGATGAAATTCATGGTTATGCAGCACCTGCGAAAGCAGCCCAATTAATGGCAGGTTTAGGATTTCTTGACCATCAAATCCGTTTAAATGTCGCAAGCTTCTCTGGTGGTTGGCGGATGCGTTTAAACTTAGCACGCACCTTAATGAGTCGTTCAGACTTACTGTTATTAGATGAACCAACGAACCATTTGGACTTAGACGCCATCTTATGGCTAGAAGATTGGCTTAAAGCCTATGAAGGAACATTGGTGCTGATTTCGCATGACCGTGATTTTCTCGATGCAATTACGGATCATATTCTTCATATTGAAAATCAAGAATTAACTTTATATACAGGCAACTACTCTACCTTTGAAACGACACGTAGCGAGCGCTTAGCACAACAACAACAGGCTTTTGAAAAGCAACAAGAAACGCGCGCCCATCTGCAAAAATTTATTGATCGCTTTAAAGCCAAAGCAACTAAGGCTCGCCAAGCGCAAAGCCGTATCAAACAGTTGGAACGCATGCAACAACTTGCACCTGCTCATGTCGATACGCCATTTACCTTTAGTTTCCGTGAACCCACCAAAATGAGTTCACCCTTGCTGAGTTTAGATGCAGCGACTATTGGTTATGGCGATAAAATGATTGCTGAAAAAATTCGCCTGCAAATTACTCCAAGTTCTCGTATTGGTTTACTAGGGATGAACGGCGCGGGTAAATCAACGCTGATCAAAACTTTAGTGGGTGATTTACCATTACTTGCAGGCGAACGTAAAGCCTCAGAATTACTCAATATTGGATATTTTGCTCAGCACCAGATGGATGCTTTAGATGCTAATGCCAGTCCAATGCTACAATTGGCTCGTATTGCTGATAAAAAGATCAGTGAAGCCGCATTGCGTGCTTTTTTAGGTGGATTTGGCTTTAGTGGCGAACGTATGGATACGCCGTGTGAAAGCTTTTCAGGTGGCGAACGTGCTCGCTTAGCTTTGGCGCTGATCGTATGGCAGCGCCCAAATGTTTTAATTCTAGATGAACCGACCAACCATTTAGACTTAGATATGCGCCATGCTTTAAGTATGGCTCTACAAGATTTCGATGGTGCAGTGGTCTTAGTTTCACATGAACGTCAACTGATCGCCAGTGTCTGTGATGATCTACTTTTAGTACATGCAGGAAAATGTACGGAGTTTGAGGGTGATTTACAAGACTATGCCAAGTGGTTACGTGAAGCGCGCCAACAGCTCATTAATTCACAGAATGCAGTACAGCAACAAACAGTAGCGTCTCAAAATACAGCAGCTAAAGTTGACAAAGAAGCACAACGTAAAGAAGCCGCTCGTCGTCGTGAAATAACTCATCCTATTCGAAAAAATATTGAGAAAGCTGAAACTCAAATTGAAAAGATTCAGCCACGCTTAGCTGCAATTGAAAATGAATTAGCAGATAGCACTCTGTATGAAGCTCATCGTAAAGATGATTTAATCAAGCTAATGAATGAACAAACTGAGCTAAAATCTAAGCTGGAACAGTACGAAGAACAACTGTTAGAGTTGATGATGGAGCTTGAAGAGTTAGAAAGTTCTTTTGAAGTTTAA
- a CDS encoding putative solute-binding protein has translation MNKGLFALAAATLFSVAGQTQAKQKICVFDPMGKAGEVYKVAEEWALAAQVWQAKIQLVPYKDEAKAQNDFEAGECEGVYMTSMRARKYNKFAGSIDAIGGVINNQVAKKAIHFALDKRNKRRLITTIDGDTFEVAGISQFGLAYIFVHDKSINSLAKAKGKKFAYLKHDDAQRKILEAIGMVGLPSDVSDFAKKFNANQADVIASPAYAYKALEIEKGLGTIGAMFDNVPVVNITIELIIRPNSFPAGFSLNSREWFIQQIPTSFAMIKRLEDAIPTKYKYSLSKQEVENYEKLFREQRIRFTKDGIYDPVMMGVLKRARCSVERTRFECSLGGE, from the coding sequence ATGAATAAAGGATTATTCGCTTTAGCTGCTGCAACATTGTTCAGCGTTGCGGGTCAAACTCAGGCAAAACAAAAAATTTGTGTGTTTGATCCGATGGGAAAAGCGGGAGAAGTGTATAAAGTCGCGGAGGAATGGGCGCTGGCTGCACAGGTTTGGCAAGCCAAGATTCAGTTGGTTCCCTATAAGGACGAAGCCAAGGCACAGAATGATTTTGAAGCTGGTGAGTGTGAGGGAGTATATATGACCTCCATGCGCGCCCGTAAATACAATAAGTTTGCAGGTTCAATAGATGCAATTGGTGGTGTGATCAATAATCAGGTGGCAAAAAAAGCGATCCATTTTGCGTTGGATAAGCGTAATAAACGCCGTCTGATCACAACAATAGATGGAGATACCTTTGAGGTTGCAGGGATTTCCCAGTTTGGTCTGGCCTATATTTTTGTACATGATAAAAGTATCAACTCGCTTGCTAAAGCCAAAGGCAAAAAATTTGCTTATCTGAAACATGATGATGCACAAAGGAAAATTCTTGAAGCAATCGGAATGGTTGGGTTGCCATCAGACGTTTCTGATTTTGCCAAAAAATTTAATGCCAATCAGGCCGATGTGATTGCATCGCCTGCCTATGCCTATAAAGCTCTGGAAATTGAGAAAGGACTGGGAACAATAGGGGCAATGTTTGACAACGTTCCTGTTGTGAATATTACGATTGAGTTGATTATTCGCCCAAATTCTTTTCCCGCAGGTTTCTCTCTGAATTCACGGGAATGGTTTATACAACAAATTCCAACAAGTTTTGCCATGATTAAACGGCTTGAGGATGCCATTCCAACAAAATATAAATATTCGCTTTCTAAGCAAGAAGTTGAGAATTATGAAAAACTTTTCAGGGAGCAACGAATCCGTTTTACCAAAGATGGTATTTATGACCCAGTGATGATGGGCGTGTTGAAACGGGCACGTTGTTCAGTGGAAAGAACCCGTTTTGAATGTTCATTGGGAGGTGAATAA
- a CDS encoding putative solute-binding protein: MKKIALAIAATSILGVSASTQAAIDVCVFDLLGKSGESYKMMQDWALAAKGWGADVNLLAITDEQVADNNFKAGKCAAVAMTAMRARPYNKFAGSIDSLGGAPSNEIAQRAITYVLDQRNAAKMVTNLGGNKYEVGGIAPLGAAYIFVRDKSINSIEKAAGKKFAVLGYDDAQKIMVQRVGAQAVLSDISNFAAKFNNGQVDMVGAPAYAYKPLELSKGLGANGAMFNFPVLQVTADLVLRPEKFPAGFGQKSRDYFVKQLPKSFAMIKRYEAEIPAKYKMNLTAEDKLKYQKLMRDGRLEMTKRGIYDASMMSVLKKARCSVDKANFECALPGE; the protein is encoded by the coding sequence ATGAAAAAAATTGCGTTAGCTATTGCAGCAACTTCGATCTTAGGTGTATCTGCTTCTACTCAAGCAGCAATTGATGTGTGTGTATTCGACTTATTAGGAAAGTCAGGTGAATCATACAAAATGATGCAGGACTGGGCACTTGCAGCAAAAGGCTGGGGCGCTGATGTAAACCTTCTTGCAATCACAGATGAACAAGTCGCTGATAATAACTTTAAAGCGGGTAAATGTGCTGCTGTAGCAATGACAGCAATGCGTGCTCGTCCATATAACAAGTTTGCGGGTTCTATTGACTCTTTAGGTGGTGCGCCAAGTAATGAAATCGCTCAACGTGCGATTACTTATGTTCTAGATCAACGTAATGCAGCAAAAATGGTAACTAACCTTGGTGGTAATAAATACGAAGTTGGTGGTATTGCTCCATTAGGTGCGGCTTATATTTTCGTGCGTGATAAGAGCATTAACTCAATCGAAAAAGCAGCGGGTAAAAAATTTGCAGTATTGGGTTATGATGACGCGCAAAAAATTATGGTACAACGCGTAGGTGCACAAGCTGTACTTTCTGATATTTCTAACTTTGCTGCTAAATTTAACAATGGCCAAGTAGATATGGTAGGTGCTCCTGCTTATGCATATAAGCCATTAGAGTTGAGCAAAGGCTTAGGTGCTAACGGTGCGATGTTTAACTTCCCAGTGTTACAAGTGACTGCGGATCTTGTGTTGCGCCCAGAAAAATTCCCAGCTGGTTTTGGCCAAAAATCTCGTGATTATTTTGTGAAGCAACTTCCAAAATCTTTCGCAATGATAAAACGTTATGAAGCTGAAATTCCAGCAAAATACAAAATGAACTTAACTGCTGAAGACAAGTTAAAATATCAAAAACTAATGCGTGATGGTCGTTTAGAAATGACTAAACGTGGTATTTATGATGCTAGTATGATGTCAGTATTGAAGAAAGCACGTTGTTCAGTAGACAAAGCGAACTTTGAATGTGCATTACCTGGTGAATAA
- a CDS encoding VTT domain-containing protein, with protein MNSLDFIFNFEHILPILIQEYGLWIYAILFLIIFSETAFVFMFFLPGDSLLLTVGALCSVIEFMHLGYMISLLFIAAALGYMVNYHIGRHVGDRIFNMESRFIKQEYLKKTNTFFLKHGGKTILLARFIPFARSFAPLAAGSSAMNYTHFVIYNILGALLWISVLVTAGYLFGHALIQVSDLVKT; from the coding sequence ATGAATTCTTTAGATTTTATTTTTAACTTTGAACATATTCTTCCCATTTTAATTCAAGAATATGGCTTATGGATTTATGCGATCCTATTTTTGATTATCTTTTCAGAAACCGCCTTTGTGTTTATGTTCTTTTTACCAGGCGATAGTCTTTTACTCACCGTAGGCGCTTTATGTTCAGTTATTGAATTTATGCATTTGGGTTATATGATTAGCTTACTTTTTATAGCCGCAGCTTTAGGCTACATGGTGAATTATCACATTGGTCGTCATGTTGGTGACCGAATTTTTAATATGGAATCTCGATTTATCAAACAAGAATATCTAAAGAAAACTAATACATTTTTCTTAAAACATGGCGGGAAAACTATTCTATTGGCTCGTTTTATCCCATTTGCACGTTCTTTTGCGCCTTTAGCCGCTGGTTCTAGTGCTATGAATTATACCCATTTCGTAATTTATAATATCTTAGGCGCGCTATTGTGGATTAGTGTGCTGGTCACTGCTGGTTATTTATTTGGACATGCACTCATTCAAGTCAGCGATTTAGTTAAAACCTAA
- a CDS encoding putative solute-binding protein, translated as MNKAILAVGAMLMLGGSMQVNADTKICVFDLLGKSGEAYKAMEEWALAAKTWRSDITLLGYQNEAQAQNDFEQGKCDGVYMTSMRARSYNKFAGSVDAIGAVPSYAIAQKAISFALDKRNQRRLTSSIGNQVYEVVGISQIGLAYIFVKDKKMDTIEHIKGKKFAVLGYDEAQKIVVKSLGGQAVLSDISDIAKKFNNGQADIMAAPAYAYKPLELFKGLGNDGAIITFPAVNMTMDLIIRPEKFSSNFGQNSRNWFLNRLNNNFALIQRIEAELPAKYKMNLSNEDKMRYQQILREARIGLTKRGIYDASMMSVLKRARCTVERTNFECSLGGE; from the coding sequence ATGAACAAAGCAATTCTTGCCGTGGGGGCAATGCTGATGTTGGGGGGAAGTATGCAGGTCAATGCAGATACTAAAATTTGTGTTTTTGACTTGTTGGGAAAATCTGGCGAGGCCTATAAGGCGATGGAGGAATGGGCTTTGGCGGCCAAAACATGGCGCAGTGACATCACTTTACTGGGTTATCAAAATGAAGCTCAGGCCCAGAATGATTTCGAGCAGGGCAAATGTGATGGTGTGTACATGACATCTATGCGTGCGCGGAGTTATAACAAATTTGCAGGTTCTGTCGATGCGATTGGTGCTGTACCGAGTTATGCAATTGCACAAAAAGCCATTAGTTTTGCCTTAGATAAGCGTAATCAACGTCGTCTGACCAGTAGTATAGGTAATCAGGTCTACGAAGTTGTCGGTATATCACAAATTGGTCTGGCTTATATTTTCGTTAAAGATAAAAAAATGGATACTATTGAGCACATCAAAGGTAAAAAATTTGCTGTTCTCGGCTATGATGAAGCACAAAAAATCGTTGTTAAAAGCTTGGGTGGGCAAGCGGTCCTTTCGGACATTTCCGATATCGCTAAAAAATTTAACAATGGCCAAGCCGATATTATGGCAGCACCAGCTTATGCCTATAAACCATTAGAACTCTTTAAAGGTTTGGGAAATGATGGGGCAATTATTACTTTTCCAGCTGTCAACATGACCATGGACCTGATCATTCGTCCTGAAAAATTCTCAAGCAACTTTGGTCAAAATTCAAGAAATTGGTTCTTGAATCGTTTGAATAATAATTTTGCATTAATCCAAAGAATCGAGGCTGAACTACCAGCGAAATATAAAATGAATCTGAGCAATGAAGACAAAATGCGTTATCAGCAAATTTTGCGTGAAGCTCGAATTGGTTTAACTAAACGGGGGATTTATGACGCCAGTATGATGAGCGTTTTAAAGCGTGCGCGTTGTACTGTAGAACGTACCAATTTTGAATGTTCACTGGGTGGTGAATAG